From a single Kitasatospora sp. NBC_00458 genomic region:
- the hpnD gene encoding presqualene diphosphate synthase HpnD → MAAYRYCEAVTGLQARNFSYGIRLLPEPKRLAMSALYALARRVDDIGDGDLPGDRKAEALLRTRELLDEVRAGSVAEDDTDPIKVALADTARRFPIPLGGFDELIDGVEMDLKGAEYQSYEELKVYCRCVAGAIGRLSLGVYGCDDPERGARYADTLGLALQLTNILRDLREDALNGRTYLPTEDLVRFGCQEGFALSRPPVGADFTGLIAFEAARAQAAFEEGLRLLPMLDRRSRACTAAMAGIYHRLLGRIAADPESVLRGRVSLPGWEKAYVALSGLAGGRS, encoded by the coding sequence ATGGCGGCGTACCGGTACTGCGAGGCAGTGACCGGGCTGCAGGCCCGCAACTTCAGCTACGGGATCCGGCTCCTGCCGGAGCCGAAACGGCTGGCCATGTCGGCCCTCTACGCGCTCGCGCGCCGGGTGGACGACATCGGCGACGGCGACCTCCCGGGCGACCGCAAGGCCGAGGCCCTGCTGCGCACCCGCGAGCTGTTGGACGAGGTCCGGGCCGGCTCGGTGGCGGAGGACGACACCGACCCGATCAAGGTGGCCCTGGCGGACACCGCCCGGCGCTTCCCGATCCCGCTCGGCGGCTTCGACGAGCTGATCGACGGGGTCGAGATGGACCTCAAGGGCGCCGAGTACCAGTCCTACGAGGAGCTCAAGGTCTACTGCCGGTGCGTGGCCGGCGCGATCGGCCGGCTCTCGCTGGGCGTGTACGGGTGCGACGACCCCGAGCGCGGGGCCCGCTACGCGGACACCCTCGGCCTGGCCCTCCAGCTCACCAACATCCTCCGCGACCTGCGCGAGGACGCCCTGAACGGCCGGACCTACCTGCCGACCGAGGACCTGGTCCGGTTCGGCTGCCAGGAGGGCTTCGCGCTCTCCAGGCCGCCGGTCGGGGCCGACTTCACCGGTCTGATCGCGTTCGAGGCCGCCCGGGCCCAGGCCGCCTTCGAGGAGGGCCTGCGGCTGCTGCCGATGCTCGACCGCCGCAGCCGGGCGTGCACGGCCGCGATGGCGGGCATCTACCACCGGCTGCTCGGCCGGATCGCCGCCGATCCGGAGTCGGTCCTGCGGGGCCGGGTCTCGCTGCCGGGCTGGGAGAAGGCGTACGTCGCGCTTTCCGGGCTCGCCGGGGGGCGTTCTTGA
- the hpnE gene encoding hydroxysqualene dehydroxylase HpnE, which translates to MTGRADAARPAAVVVGGGLAGITAALRLAEAGHRVTLAEGRPRLGGLAFSFQRGELTVDNGQHVYLRCCTAYRGLLDRLGAGGLVHLQDRLDVPVLGVSGPPGAPVRTLGRLGRAALPVPLHLAGSLARYPHLRPADRARVVRGALALQRLDLADPALDDVSFGDWLRRQGQNERTLAALWDLVGVATLNARADRVSLALAAMVFKTGLLSDPGASDIGMATVPLGAIHHDRALAELERAGVKVLLRARVAELKPAAPQHAVRLEGDGEPLAADTVVLAGAQDTAAALLPPEATALRARLAGFGTEPILNVHVVYDRQVLRKPFFAALGSPIQWVFDRTAHSGLAGTGLGRAHPGAQYLALSQSAAQDEIDLPVAELRDRYLPELARLLPAAGGAEVLDFFVTRERTATFDPAPGTAALRPGPRTGVPGLLLAGAWTATGWPATMEGAVRSGHAAADAALAADGRRLPADRGDGRWPR; encoded by the coding sequence ATGACCGGGCGAGCCGATGCCGCGCGCCCGGCCGCCGTCGTGGTCGGCGGCGGCCTGGCCGGCATCACCGCCGCGCTGCGGCTGGCCGAGGCCGGGCACCGGGTCACGCTGGCCGAGGGCCGCCCCCGGCTGGGCGGCCTGGCCTTCTCCTTCCAGCGCGGCGAGCTGACCGTCGACAACGGCCAGCACGTCTACCTGCGCTGCTGCACCGCCTACCGCGGCCTGCTGGACCGGCTCGGCGCCGGCGGGCTGGTCCACCTCCAGGACCGGCTCGACGTCCCCGTCCTGGGCGTCTCCGGGCCCCCCGGCGCGCCGGTCCGCACGCTCGGCCGGCTCGGCCGGGCGGCCCTGCCCGTCCCGCTGCACCTGGCGGGCAGCCTGGCCCGGTACCCGCACCTGCGCCCGGCCGACCGCGCCCGGGTGGTCCGCGGCGCGCTGGCCCTCCAGCGGCTGGACCTCGCCGACCCGGCGCTGGACGACGTCTCCTTCGGCGACTGGCTGCGCCGCCAGGGGCAGAACGAGCGGACCCTGGCCGCCCTCTGGGACCTGGTCGGCGTCGCCACCCTGAACGCCCGGGCCGACCGGGTGTCACTGGCCCTGGCCGCGATGGTGTTCAAGACCGGCCTGCTCTCCGACCCGGGCGCCTCCGACATCGGCATGGCCACCGTCCCGCTCGGCGCGATCCACCACGACCGGGCGCTCGCCGAGTTGGAGCGGGCCGGGGTGAAGGTCCTGCTGCGCGCCCGCGTGGCGGAGCTCAAGCCGGCCGCGCCGCAGCACGCCGTCCGGCTGGAGGGCGACGGCGAGCCGCTCGCCGCCGACACCGTGGTGCTGGCCGGCGCCCAGGACACCGCCGCCGCCCTGCTGCCGCCGGAGGCGACCGCCCTGAGGGCCCGGCTGGCGGGGTTCGGCACCGAGCCGATCCTCAACGTGCACGTGGTCTACGACCGGCAGGTGCTGCGCAAGCCGTTCTTCGCCGCGCTCGGCTCGCCGATCCAGTGGGTCTTCGACCGCACCGCGCACTCCGGCCTGGCCGGCACCGGCCTCGGCCGGGCCCACCCCGGCGCCCAGTACCTGGCGCTCTCGCAGTCCGCCGCGCAGGACGAGATCGACCTGCCGGTCGCCGAGCTGCGCGACCGCTACCTCCCGGAGCTGGCCCGGCTGCTCCCCGCCGCCGGCGGCGCCGAGGTGCTGGACTTCTTCGTGACCCGCGAGCGCACCGCCACCTTCGACCCGGCACCCGGGACGGCGGCCCTGCGTCCCGGCCCGCGCACCGGCGTCCCCGGCCTGCTGCTGGCCGGCGCGTGGACGGCCACCGGCTGGCCCGCGACCATGGAGGGCGCCGTGCGCAGCGGCCACGCCGCCGCCGACGCGGCCCTCGCCGCCGACGGCCGCCGCCTTCCGGCGGACCGCGGCGACGGGAGGTGGCCCAGGTGA
- a CDS encoding polyprenyl synthetase family protein, producing MESRTGTAVGGTAHAEPVSVPELLDRSRTLCTPPLRAAVARLAAPMDTVAAYHFGWIDRDGTPAAGDGGKAVRPALALLSARAVGAPAEAGVPGGVAVELVHNFSLLHDDLMDGDETRRHRATAWTVFGPAQAILVGDALATLGTEVLLDAATAGGASPADAARAVRLLTTATRRLIDGQAMDVAFEQRDSVTVAECLEMEGGKTAALLAAASAIGAVLAGADDRVSDSLQRYGHHLGLAFQAVDDLLGIWGATEVTGKPHWGDLRQRKKSLPVAAALAEGGAASRELAGQLADPKGRGEESETELAARAALIEQAGGRDWTREEARRQHTTALAALDEVPMPDGVREHFVALAEFVVVRER from the coding sequence GTGGAGTCACGCACCGGCACTGCCGTCGGAGGCACGGCGCACGCCGAACCGGTTTCGGTGCCGGAGCTGCTCGACCGCAGCCGCACGCTCTGTACCCCGCCGCTGCGGGCCGCCGTGGCCCGTCTGGCGGCACCGATGGACACCGTCGCGGCCTACCACTTCGGCTGGATCGACCGGGACGGCACACCGGCGGCGGGGGACGGCGGCAAGGCCGTCCGCCCGGCCCTGGCCCTGCTCTCCGCCCGGGCCGTCGGAGCCCCGGCGGAGGCCGGTGTGCCGGGCGGTGTCGCTGTTGAACTGGTGCACAACTTCTCCCTGCTCCATGATGATCTGATGGACGGTGACGAGACCAGACGCCACCGGGCCACCGCCTGGACGGTCTTCGGCCCGGCCCAGGCGATCCTGGTCGGTGACGCCCTGGCGACGCTCGGTACGGAGGTGCTGCTCGACGCCGCGACCGCGGGCGGCGCGAGCCCCGCCGACGCCGCGCGCGCCGTCCGGCTGCTCACCACCGCGACCCGCCGACTGATCGACGGGCAGGCGATGGACGTCGCCTTCGAGCAGCGGGACAGCGTCACCGTCGCCGAGTGCCTGGAGATGGAGGGCGGCAAGACCGCCGCCCTGCTCGCCGCCGCCTCGGCGATCGGCGCCGTGCTGGCCGGGGCCGACGACCGGGTCTCGGACTCCCTCCAGCGCTACGGGCACCACCTGGGCCTGGCCTTCCAGGCGGTGGACGACCTGCTCGGCATCTGGGGGGCCACCGAGGTGACCGGCAAGCCGCACTGGGGCGACCTGCGCCAGCGCAAGAAGTCCCTGCCGGTCGCGGCCGCGCTCGCCGAGGGCGGGGCCGCCTCGCGCGAACTGGCCGGGCAGCTCGCCGACCCCAAGGGGCGCGGCGAGGAGAGCGAGACCGAGCTGGCAGCCCGGGCCGCCCTGATCGAGCAGGCCGGCGGACGGGACTGGACCCGGGAGGAGGCCCGCCGCCAGCACACAACTGCCCTCGCCGCCCTGGACGAGGTGCCCATGCCCGACGGGGTGCGCGAGCACTTCGTCGCACTCGCCGAATTCGTGGTGGTACGAGAGAGGTGA